The DNA sequence CATTATTGATGTCACGGCGCCGGAAGTCCCGATCATGGATGGCAGCGCCGGGCCTTTTGTATTCCTGCTGCAATCTGCGGGTATACGCGAGCAGGAAGAACCGAAACGGTTCATTCGTATCCTGAAGCCGATCACGGTGACTGATGGGGACAAATCGGCATCCCTGCGACCGTTTAACGGGTTCAAAGTGACGTTTTCCATCGATTTTGATCACCCGGTATTTCACAACCGGACCCTTAAGGCCGAAGTGGACTTTTCCACCACCTCCTTTGTAAAAGAAGTCAGCCGGGCCCGCACCTTCGGATTCATGCACGAAATTGAATACCTGCGCTCCATGGGCCTGGCCCGGGGAGGCAGTATGGACAACGCTATTGTCGTGGACGAGTATCAGGTGTTAAATGAGGACGGTCTTCGCTACGAAGACGAATTCGTCAAGCATAAGATACTCGATGCCATTGGTGACCTGTACCTGCTTGGCAACAGCCTGATCGGCGAATTTGTTGCGCACAAATCTGGTCATGGACTGAACAATGCTTCGCTGCGGCAGTTGATTGCGCAGAAAGATGCCTGGGAAATGGTCACCTTCGAAGAGGATGAAGCCGATGTGCCCATCTCCTATATCAAGCCAATGGTCACCGCCTAGCGTGGGCAGTTGTGCAGAACCAAAGAGGGTGACCGTCAACCCGTGAATATCATTTTTATCGGTAACCGCAAGGGAAAAACCTGGACGCTGACCCTGAACAACTGGGCCAAATTCCTGTTGTCCATGTGCCTGCTGGGTTTGCCTGTGTCCGGTGGTATATACCTCGGCATGCAGCTTGGTGAAAGCAAGGTGGATGACCGGCTGATGGACTACATGCAGCAGGAGCTTGCCGAGCAGCAGGCCAATCTCAATGCGGGCCGTGAAGAGGCCAGACAAAAGGTGGCGGCTCTCACCAAAAAACTGGCTGCCCTGCAAACCCGCTTGTTGAGATTAGATGCACTGGGAGCGCGGCTGGCAAGCATTGCCGATCTCGAAGACGGTGAGTTTGATTTCAGTCTGCAACCGGCTATCGGTGGACCAGAACTGGAACCCCTCGCGCTTGAGTACAGCCACACTGAGCTGGACCTCATGTTCGCCCAGCTTCAGTCCCAGGTAGAAAACCGCGAAGGCCAGCTCGGTGTCCTCGAATCACTGATGCTGGACCGCCAGCTTAATGGTCAGAGCCAACCGGCTGGACGGCCGGTGCTGAAAGGTTGGCTGTCCTCCCGCTACGGCAGACGAACTGATCCCTTTAGTGGCCACCGTGCCTGGCATAACGGCATCGATTTTGCCGGCCAGGAGGGTGATCAGATCATTGCGGTTGCCTCTGGTGTGGTTACCCGGGCGGGTCGACACAGCGGCTATGGTGAACTGGTCGAGGTGGATCACGGTGAAGGCTACCTGACACGCTACGCCCACAACCGCGAAAACCTTGTGAAAGCGGGCGATACCGTCAAGCAAGGTGATGTGATTGCCCTGATGGGCAGTAGCGGCCGCTCAACCGGTCCCCACGTTCACTTCGAAGTCTACAAGAATGGTCGTTCGGTCGATCCGGCCAGTTATATCCGGCGCACCATTCGCTAGCGCTCCCATCTGTCCAAACCCCACACCCGCACGTTTTTCAGGGCGCATTGGCGCATCTTGTGATACTGGATTTAATAATGAAACTCTTAAAGAAGCTTCTTGGCACTAAAAATGACCGTGAAATCAAAAAAATGTGGAAGACTGTTCGTCAGATCAACGCATTTGAACCGATTCTTGTGGAGCTCACCGACGATCAGATAAAAGCCAAAACCACCGAGTTCAAACAACGTGTCAGCGAGGGGGAATCTCTCGATCAGCTACTCCCGGAAGCCTTTGCCGTGGTGCGCGAGGCCGCCAGGCGAACCCTCGGGCTGCGCCACTTCGATGTGCAGATGATCGGTGGCCTGACGCTACATCAGGGACGCATTGCGGAAATGGGCACGGGTGAGGGTAAAACGCTGGTGGCGACCCTGCCGGCCTATCTCAATACCCTCGCTGGTGACGCCGTCCATGTGGTTACCGTGAACGAATACCTGGCCCGGCGGGATGCCGAATGGATGTCTCCGGTCTACGAATTTCTCGGTCTGAGTGTGGGCGCGATTATGTCCCAGCAGTTGCCAGAGGACAAAAAACGGGCCTACCAGGCGGACATTACCTACGGTACCAATAACGAATTCGGCTTTGATTATCTGCGCGACAATATGGTGCTGAGGCTCGATGATCGGGTTCAGCGGGGCCAGAAGTTTGCCATCGTGGATGAAGTGGATTCCATCCTGATCGATGAAGCCAGGACGCCACTGATCATCTCCGGTGCGGCCCAGGACAGCTCGGCCTTGTACAAGCGCATGAACAGTATGATGCCGATGCTGAAGCCCCACAGCGATGAAGAACCCGGCGACTTCATCATTGATGAAAAAACCCGCCAGATAGAACTCACCGAAGAAGGCCACAAGAAGATAGAGTCATTGCTTGAAAGTGATGGCTTACTTCAGGCTGGAGATAGCCTCTACAACGCATCCAATTTGGGCATGCTGCACCATGTGCAGTCCGCCCTCAAGGCCCACTACCTATTCCACCGGGATGTCGAGTACATCATTCAGGAGGGCGAGGTCGTCCTGATCGATGAGCACACGGGGCGGACCATGTCGGGCCGGCGTCTCTCCGAGGGTTTGCACCAGGCCATCGAAGCGAAGGAAGGAGTGAAGATCAAGAGCGAGAGCCAGACACTGGCCTCCACCACCTTCCAGAATTACTTCCGTCTCTACGAAAAACTGGCGGGCATGACCGGCACCGCAGATACCGAAGCTTACGAATTTCATCAGATTTACGGCCTTCCGGTGGTGGTCATACCCTCGAATAAACCGCTGGCCCGAAAAGATCTCAATGACCTTATCTACCTCTCCACCGAGGAAAAATACGATGCCGTGGTGGAAGATATCCGCGCCTGTATTGAAAAAAAGGCGCCGGTACTGGTGGGTACAGCTTCCATCGAAACCTCGGAGGCCATGGCGGCCCGCCTTCGGGAAGCGAAAATACCCCATCAGGTTCTGAACGCCAAGCAGCATGAAAAAGAGGCGGTGATTATCGCCCAGGCGGGGCGGCCGGGCGCTGTCACCATTGCCACCAATATGGCAGGTCGCGGCACGGATATCGTGTTGGGGGGCAATCTGGAGGCCGAGATTGCCGAGCTGACTAATCCGGACGAGGCAAAAATTGCAGCAGTCAAAGAAGCCTGGCAGGAGCGTCACGATGCGGTCATTGCCGCCGGTGGTCTGCACATTCTCGGTACCGAGCGCCATGAATCCCGCCGTATTGACAATCAGTTGCGTGGTCGGGCCGGACGTCAGGGCGATCCCGGTGTTACCCGCTTCTATCTATCACTGGAAGACCAGTTGATGCGCCTGTTCGCCTCGGACCGGGTCAAGAACATGATGCGCGCCCTCGGTATGGAGAAAGGCGAAGCCATTGAGCACCGCATGGTGACCGGTGCCATTGAAAAGGCGCAGCGCAAGGTCGAAGGTCGCAACTTTGATATCCGGAAAAACCTGCTGGAATACGATGATGTTGCCAACGATCAGCGGCAGGTCATTTATCAGCAGCGCGAAGACCTGCTGTCGGCAGATCATATCGCCGATGTGATCACGAACATCATGGCCGATGTGGTCAATCAGGCGATCGACTATTTTGTGCCGCCCCAGAGTCTCGCTGAACAGTGGGATATCCCCGGACTGGAAGAACACCTCTCCACGGAATTCGGGTTGAAACTGCCGATTCAACAGTGGCTGGATGAGGATTCCCGGCTGCACGAGGAGGGTCTTCGCAACCGTATCCAGCAGGCGATGAGCGAGCGCTATGAGCAAAAAGCTCAGACTATCGGCGAGGATATCCGCACCATTGAACGGCAGGTGATGTTGCAGGTGCTGGATACCCTCTGGAAAGAGCATCTATCGAACATGGATCACCTCCGCCAGGGTATTGGTTTGCGGGCCTACGCGGCAAAAAATCCCAAACAGGAATACAAGCGCGAATCCTTCATGCTGTTCCGGGAAATGCTCGATAATATCAAGCTGGAGACCATCAAGTTTCTCTGTCGCGTCGAAGTTCGCAGTCACGAGGAAATTGAAGCCCTGGAGCGGCAGCAGCGGGAAGCGCAGCAGCGTCAGCAGTTGCAGATGCAGCACGACGAAGTATCGGCGCTGGGTGGGCAATCGCCTGCACAGCAACAGGGAAACCCGGAGCAACCGTTTGTCCGGGAAGGTCGCAAGGTGGGCCGGAATGACCCCTGTCCGTGCGGCAGTGGAAAGAAATACAAACAGTGTCACGGACGTCTGTCGTGAGTGGGTTCAGGCCCTGCGACGTGTGCCCATAGCGAAAATATAAAGAGACAGACATCATGGCAGTTGGCGAAGACTGTTTTCCGATAATGCACCCGGTGCCGGGTTTCCGGCTCGGTACAGCCAGTGCGGGTATCAAAAAGCCCGGCCGCGAGGATCTGGTGCTGATGGCGATTGCGCCGGGTGGACGCGCTGCTGGCGTGTTCACCCAAAACGCCTTTTGCGCAGCACCGGTACAGCTGGCCAAAGCCCATCTTGCCGGAACTGCCACTCGCTACCTGGTGACCAATACCGGCAATGCCAACGCGGGAACGGGTAAGTCAGGCCGTATTAACGCGGCCCGGGTCTGCGAGAAAGTCGCCGAACTCGGTGATGTTGAACCCACTGCGGTATTGCCATTTTCCACCGGGGTGATTGGCGAACCACTGCCGGTGGAAAAAATTCTGGCTGCCCTGCCATACGCCATTGACGCCCTCAGTGAGGACGGCTGGACCAGCGCGGCCAAAAGCATTCTCACTACCGATACCCGCCCCAAAGGCGCCAGCGTCCAGCTGACCCTGGCGGGGCAGTCAATCACCATCACCGGCATTGCCAAGGGCGCCGGGATGATCAAACCGAACATGGCCACCATGCTGGCCTATGTGGCCACCGATGCCCAAATCTCGGCAACCCGTTTGCAGACACTGGTCAGTACGGCCGCAGAATGCTCCTTCAATCGCATAACCGTAGATGGCGATACTTCCACCAACGACGCGGCCATGCTGGTGGCCACCGGAGCATCGAATCTGGATATTGACCGGCTGTCCGCCGAGGAGCAGACCCGTTTTGAGCTGGCGGTGATCGAGGTGTTTATCTCCCTGGCGCAGCAGGTCATCCGGGATGGCGAAGGGGCCACTAAGTTTGTCACCGTGCGTGTCACGGGTGGCGGTGACAGTGCCGAATGTCTGGCGGTGGCTTATACCGTGGCGGAATCGCCGCTGGTGAAAACCGCCCTGTTTGCCTCGGACCCCAACTGGGGGCGGATTCTGGCCGCCATTGGCCGGGCCGGTATTGCCAATCTCAATGTGGACGCCATTCAGGTCTACCTCGACGATGTGCTGATCGCTGAAGACGGCGGACGCGCCGCCAGTTATACCGAGCAACTGGGCCAATCGGTGATGAGCCAAGAAGAAATTACCATCGAAATCCGCCTCAACCGCGGTGAAGCGAGGGAAACTGTCTGGACCACCGACTTTTCCCACGAGTACGTCACCATCAACGCGGAATACCGCACTTGACCCTTCGCATTCATGTGGCGGCGGCGGTGATTCTGGCGGCAGACCAGCGCATTCTGATTGCCCGACGGCCCGAGCATAAGCATCAGGGTGGGCTGTGGGAATTTCCCGGCGGCAAGGTCGAGCCGGATGAAACCGTGGCGGCCGCCCTGCACCGCGAACTTCAAGAGGAACTGGCGATTTCGGTGCAGTCCGCCGAGCCCTTTATCGAGGTGCAACACGATTACGCCGACAAGGCGGTTCTGCTGGATGTGTGGTGGGTACGGGCATTTTCCGGCCAGCCGCAAGGTAACGAGGGCCAGCCGTTACAATGGGTGACAGTGGCTGAATTGGCGGACTACGCTTTTCCCGCTGCCAATCAGCCGATTATCGATGCACTGCAATCGGCATTACAGCCGAACTGACTGACCGCGCAACCTCCCCAACGCCGGTTAGGCAGGTTGCAGGTCAATGCCGGGTGACACCACCGTTTTCGGCATCTGAATCTGCATCGTCTGGCGGCATGGTCTCATCGCCCGGAATACTGAACTGTTCACTGGCCCAGGCGCCAAAATCCAGCTGTTGACAGCGCTTGCCGCAAAATGGCCGATAGGGTGAGTCCTCTCCCCAGATCACGGATTTTTTGCAGGTGGGGCAGTTTACGGTAAGGGCTTTTGATTCATTCATACTGACATCAGACACTGTTGTTGGAGGGATGGAGCTGTTATTAATTCATTGAAAGTTAAGCCATTATTGACCATACATTACTCGCCATATGCTAATAGCGATAAAGTGAAAGCCCGAATGTTACGGCATATTCACCGATTTATCATCCGGGCTTCTGACACCTCTGTTATGACCGCTCTCGCAGTTTTCTATTGCCCGGTGTGCTGGGCTGCCAACGCCAGATAGCGCTGATGCAGTGCCGCCACGGCCGGCTCCAATGCCGCCAGTGGGCCATCATTATCGATGATGTCATCCGCCCTGCCGAGTCGTCCATAGCGGCTGATCTGGGCATCCATAATGGCGCGAATCTGTGCCTCATCGCCACCGTCACGTTGTATGGCACGGGCCACCTGGGTCGCCTCGCTGACATCCACCACCAATATCCGGTTCACCAATGTATGCTGCGAGGTTTCCAGCAGCAGGGGCGATTCCAGAATAGCGTAAGGGCTGGCGGCATTAGCCAGAGCCTCGTCTATCAGCACTGCAATGGCCGGATGTAACAAGGCTTCCAGCCACTGCCGTTGTTTGGGATCGGCAAACACCGCGCCCCGCAGCCAGGCACGGTTCAGAGAGCCGTTTTCCTTCAGCACCGGGCCCCCAAAATGGGTACGGATTTCCGCCAATGCCGGCGAACCGGGCAGAACGGCCTCGCGCGCCGCCTGATCGGCATCCACCACAGTGATACCGTGCTCTCGAAATAACTGTGCCACGGCACTTTTGCCGCTGCCGATGCCGCCAGTCAGACCTACGGTAAACATGATGGAGTCGCTCACAGGAAAGTTGAAAACCTACTAATTACGGGGGAAAGCATAACCGAGCTAAACATCACCGAACAACGTCCGTCGATGGCATCGCTCAGAACAGCGTCAGGTAACTCGTGATCAGGGTTTCGCCCCAGAGCAGGGCAATCCAGCCAGCCGCTGCCAGGTAGGGGCCGAACGGAATGGGTATCTGCCTGTCCCGCCCCAGCAGAATAACCATCAGCAGGCCCACCACGGCGCCCACCAGCGACGACAGTAAAACGATCAACAGCAATTGTTGCCAGCCCATCCAGGCACCCAGTGCTGCCAGCAGTTTGAAATCCCCGTGGCCCATGCCCTCCTTGCCGGTCACCAGCTTGAACAGCCAGAACACGGACCAGAGACTGAGGTAACCTGCTGCCGCACCAATCACAGCACTGTCCAGCGAGGTGAACAGGCCGTTGACGTTGACCAGCAAACCCAGCCACAGCAGGGGCAGGGTGATGCCATCCGGCAGTATTTGCTCGTTGAAGTCAATGCCGGTAAGCGCCAGCAGACTCCAGCTGAACAGTAATGCCAGCGCGGTGGTCGCCGTCAGACCAAACTGATACACCACCATTACAGTCAGCAGGCCGGAAACCAACTCAACCAGCGGATATTGCAGGGAAATGGCGGCACGACAGTGC is a window from the Porticoccus hydrocarbonoclasticus MCTG13d genome containing:
- the lpxC gene encoding UDP-3-O-acyl-N-acetylglucosamine deacetylase translates to MIRQRTLNNMIRATGVGLHTGEKVYLTLHPAPVNTGIIFRRTDLDPVVEIHAKAENVGETTLSTTLVNGDVKVSTVEHLLSAMAGLGIDNAIIDVTAPEVPIMDGSAGPFVFLLQSAGIREQEEPKRFIRILKPITVTDGDKSASLRPFNGFKVTFSIDFDHPVFHNRTLKAEVDFSTTSFVKEVSRARTFGFMHEIEYLRSMGLARGGSMDNAIVVDEYQVLNEDGLRYEDEFVKHKILDAIGDLYLLGNSLIGEFVAHKSGHGLNNASLRQLIAQKDAWEMVTFEEDEADVPISYIKPMVTA
- a CDS encoding M23 family metallopeptidase, yielding MNIIFIGNRKGKTWTLTLNNWAKFLLSMCLLGLPVSGGIYLGMQLGESKVDDRLMDYMQQELAEQQANLNAGREEARQKVAALTKKLAALQTRLLRLDALGARLASIADLEDGEFDFSLQPAIGGPELEPLALEYSHTELDLMFAQLQSQVENREGQLGVLESLMLDRQLNGQSQPAGRPVLKGWLSSRYGRRTDPFSGHRAWHNGIDFAGQEGDQIIAVASGVVTRAGRHSGYGELVEVDHGEGYLTRYAHNRENLVKAGDTVKQGDVIALMGSSGRSTGPHVHFEVYKNGRSVDPASYIRRTIR
- the secA gene encoding preprotein translocase subunit SecA, encoding MKLLKKLLGTKNDREIKKMWKTVRQINAFEPILVELTDDQIKAKTTEFKQRVSEGESLDQLLPEAFAVVREAARRTLGLRHFDVQMIGGLTLHQGRIAEMGTGEGKTLVATLPAYLNTLAGDAVHVVTVNEYLARRDAEWMSPVYEFLGLSVGAIMSQQLPEDKKRAYQADITYGTNNEFGFDYLRDNMVLRLDDRVQRGQKFAIVDEVDSILIDEARTPLIISGAAQDSSALYKRMNSMMPMLKPHSDEEPGDFIIDEKTRQIELTEEGHKKIESLLESDGLLQAGDSLYNASNLGMLHHVQSALKAHYLFHRDVEYIIQEGEVVLIDEHTGRTMSGRRLSEGLHQAIEAKEGVKIKSESQTLASTTFQNYFRLYEKLAGMTGTADTEAYEFHQIYGLPVVVIPSNKPLARKDLNDLIYLSTEEKYDAVVEDIRACIEKKAPVLVGTASIETSEAMAARLREAKIPHQVLNAKQHEKEAVIIAQAGRPGAVTIATNMAGRGTDIVLGGNLEAEIAELTNPDEAKIAAVKEAWQERHDAVIAAGGLHILGTERHESRRIDNQLRGRAGRQGDPGVTRFYLSLEDQLMRLFASDRVKNMMRALGMEKGEAIEHRMVTGAIEKAQRKVEGRNFDIRKNLLEYDDVANDQRQVIYQQREDLLSADHIADVITNIMADVVNQAIDYFVPPQSLAEQWDIPGLEEHLSTEFGLKLPIQQWLDEDSRLHEEGLRNRIQQAMSERYEQKAQTIGEDIRTIERQVMLQVLDTLWKEHLSNMDHLRQGIGLRAYAAKNPKQEYKRESFMLFREMLDNIKLETIKFLCRVEVRSHEEIEALERQQREAQQRQQLQMQHDEVSALGGQSPAQQQGNPEQPFVREGRKVGRNDPCPCGSGKKYKQCHGRLS
- the argJ gene encoding bifunctional glutamate N-acetyltransferase/amino-acid acetyltransferase ArgJ, with protein sequence MAVGEDCFPIMHPVPGFRLGTASAGIKKPGREDLVLMAIAPGGRAAGVFTQNAFCAAPVQLAKAHLAGTATRYLVTNTGNANAGTGKSGRINAARVCEKVAELGDVEPTAVLPFSTGVIGEPLPVEKILAALPYAIDALSEDGWTSAAKSILTTDTRPKGASVQLTLAGQSITITGIAKGAGMIKPNMATMLAYVATDAQISATRLQTLVSTAAECSFNRITVDGDTSTNDAAMLVATGASNLDIDRLSAEEQTRFELAVIEVFISLAQQVIRDGEGATKFVTVRVTGGGDSAECLAVAYTVAESPLVKTALFASDPNWGRILAAIGRAGIANLNVDAIQVYLDDVLIAEDGGRAASYTEQLGQSVMSQEEITIEIRLNRGEARETVWTTDFSHEYVTINAEYRT
- the mutT gene encoding 8-oxo-dGTP diphosphatase MutT, with the protein product MTLRIHVAAAVILAADQRILIARRPEHKHQGGLWEFPGGKVEPDETVAAALHRELQEELAISVQSAEPFIEVQHDYADKAVLLDVWWVRAFSGQPQGNEGQPLQWVTVAELADYAFPAANQPIIDALQSALQPN
- the yacG gene encoding DNA gyrase inhibitor YacG, whose amino-acid sequence is MNESKALTVNCPTCKKSVIWGEDSPYRPFCGKRCQQLDFGAWASEQFSIPGDETMPPDDADSDAENGGVTRH
- the coaE gene encoding dephospho-CoA kinase (Dephospho-CoA kinase (CoaE) performs the final step in coenzyme A biosynthesis.): MSDSIMFTVGLTGGIGSGKSAVAQLFREHGITVVDADQAAREAVLPGSPALAEIRTHFGGPVLKENGSLNRAWLRGAVFADPKQRQWLEALLHPAIAVLIDEALANAASPYAILESPLLLETSQHTLVNRILVVDVSEATQVARAIQRDGGDEAQIRAIMDAQISRYGRLGRADDIIDNDGPLAALEPAVAALHQRYLALAAQHTGQ
- a CDS encoding prepilin peptidase — protein: MPDMLGLSVAPVLAVSLILGLLVGSFINVVIYRLPRQLAATWRRDSQEFLEIEPDSEAVPEPLNVVFPASHCPQCGAPIKAIQNIPLLSYLLLRGRCAHCRAAISLQYPLVELVSGLLTVMVVYQFGLTATTALALLFSWSLLALTGIDFNEQILPDGITLPLLWLGLLVNVNGLFTSLDSAVIGAAAGYLSLWSVFWLFKLVTGKEGMGHGDFKLLAALGAWMGWQQLLLIVLLSSLVGAVVGLLMVILLGRDRQIPIPFGPYLAAAGWIALLWGETLITSYLTLF